The DNA segment ATTGAGGAACTTTTAAAGGAAAACGGCATTGGATTACCTCCTGCAGCACCTGAACCTCCGGAAGCATGTTTAGAGGATATTCCAGTAGGTGCAAGAATTCCTGACCCAGCAATTGCTGCTGGTCTGTCTGTTGATATTGCAGCTGGATTAGTTGCCTGCAGTCAGGTAATTGGTAAATCAATTCGTGAAGATGTTGCTATGATGTATGGTCAATTCCATGCTCAAAAAATGGCACTTGGTGGAAAGGTATTACGTCTAAATAAAGAAAAAGGCTGGTTAATCCCACCACCCCTTCATCTAAAGAAACATACTGATTGCTAATGAATGAATCTAGAAGATCACGATACGTTGTCGTGTTCTTCTTTTTTTAATTCGTTTCACTTGAATTTTTTTGAAAATATGGTATTCTAAACTTAATTTTTATAATATTCTTTATATTCAAAATACAATATATCATAATTTAATAAATTAGAATGGGGTGGATGTAAAAATGTATCAATCGCAAGGTGGGTCTGCTGAATTAGCCAACTCAACTATTTGTCACAGTTGTGGTAGCGTTACGGTCCTTTATCCAGAAAAATCTACCGGTAAAAAAACTGGCATGGCGTTTGTTGTTTTTGGATGGTTGTTTGCAGCTATTTCGTTTCTATTTCTTCCAATTGTTTTCGGAATCTTAGCGCTAGTTATGGGCTTTATGACGTATATTGACAGAAGTAAGGTCCATGGGGCTGTATTGATGTCCTTTGCAACTGTTGGATTAATCTTTGGCTCACTAATAAGTATTGTAGTAGCAGGAACGATGTTCATTTAGCCTTAGAGCAAAAAAATAACCCCTGATTTGGGGTTGTTTTTTTGCATACTTGAACATTACCTCATGCTCGTATAAACTCTTCAACAATTTCACTTCAATTTAATTTGCTATAGGTGTCCGAATCAAAGGTTGATTCGGACTGCTTTTATGCAGTCAAAGGCATTCGTTTCCGAATGAGAAGGTAATTCGGACACCTTTGATAATTTCAATGGCATTCGTGTCCCAATCAGTGGGTGATTCGGACAGCTTTGATACTTTCAATGGCAATCGTGTCCCAATCAGTGAGTGATTCGGACAGCTTTGATACTTTCAATGGCATTCGTGTCCTAATCAGTGGGTGATTCGGCCAGCTTTGATAATTTCAATGGCATTCGTGTCCCAATCAGTGGGTGATTCGGACACCTTTGATACTTTCAATGGCATTCGTGTCCCAATCAGAGAATGATTCGGACAGCTTTGATGTATACAAACGCATTCGTGTCCCAATCAGAGAATGATTCAGACAGCTTTGATGTATACAAACGCATTCGTGTCCGAATCAGAGAACGATTCGGACAGCTTTAATAAATACAAAGACATTTGTGTCCGAATCCCTCTCACATCTGATTTGCCTTCACTACTTTCTGAAGGATTCTGTCCGAACAAAACAAAAAAAAACACATTATTTCACATGCGAAATAACGTGTGTTATCCATATAAAACCTATTTCCCTTTAAACCCACTTCTAAACTGATCATAGTCGGTTTTAATATAATGAAAAGCGGCTGCATTTCCACCGTGGTCAGGATGTGTTTTTATTAATAATTTTTTATATCCTGCTAGAACTTCCTTAGGACCTGCTGTTTTTGAAAGTCCTAGTTTTTGCCGATAATTGGTCTGCATTGGAGGAGGCGGAGTATGCGTCTGCTCTTGTTCTCTTTTAGACCCTCTAGAAAGTTCCTCTTTAAGCTTTAACAGTTCATTCCGCAAATCAATATTCTCTTGAAGTAATTTTTTCGTTTCCTTTTGTAATTCATTTTTTTCTTTGTCTATGTGGGCAATCTCTATTTTTAGTTTATTTCTTTGCTGTATTAATGTATTGATTGAGTTTTGATGGAGCTTTTCCATACCTTCGATATGCTCATCTTGTGCTTTAATTTTGACTTTTAATTGGCGGATGATCTTATCCTGGTCAGTATGACCTACTCGCTTTGTGGCTATTTCCTTGGGAATCGTTTCTGTGACGAGCTTCCCATTGCCTACATTCTGAATCTTGCCTTCTCTAAGCCATAGTCTCACTAATGGAGTACACATGCCTTCCGGGACACCTGCGTCCATTAACATGTCAAAAGCTTGATCGGTATCCTCGAGTATGTATCCGGATTTTCGAAGTCCATTGCCTTCGTAATTAATCTTTCTTTCACGAAGCCAACGCCGGACCGTTTGAATACAGATATCCTCTGTCACTCCTGCTTGCCTTAAAAAGTCAAAAGCTTGGTCTGTGTTCACAATGCCCCACCATCCCCTCGTCATATCTTATGTTATT comes from the Neobacillus sp. PS2-9 genome and includes:
- a CDS encoding DUF3231 family protein, producing the protein MGILNGNPKEEPLHYGEVFDIWASLLAGNSLIAGYQTMLNHAGDDDLKKLIVEAIENCQQEKKQIEELLKENGIGLPPAAPEPPEACLEDIPVGARIPDPAIAAGLSVDIAAGLVACSQVIGKSIREDVAMMYGQFHAQKMALGGKVLRLNKEKGWLIPPPLHLKKHTDC